From Lolium perenne isolate Kyuss_39 chromosome 5, Kyuss_2.0, whole genome shotgun sequence, a single genomic window includes:
- the LOC127302637 gene encoding E3 ubiquitin ligase BIG BROTHER-related, whose product MEDSKGSGGGDTPGAGPNPTPNQPPPAAASRPDDDAAAVAAAAAAQADDEARRPFTALSQVDADLALARVLQDQERAYMMLRMNGGGGGEGSDYGSSEAGSYEYDDEDAEDYEEDLEHHLRVHHHEHPAGAEGDGDEDVEGEGRGEGEGEDSGSEESEYEEEGFDEDEEVEPELDPAEYEDDEAYARALQDAEEREVAARLLALAGISEWRAVEHVEDHVNDAQDSWQEVDPDEYSYEELVALGEVVGTESRGLSADTLASLPSVTYKTKDVQDGNTEQCVICRVEFEDGESLVALPCKHSYHPECINQWLQINKVCPMCSAEVSTSESKQA is encoded by the exons ATGGAGGATTCCAAGGGGAGCggtggcggcgatacacccggcGCCGGCCCCAACCCTACCCCAAATCAGCCTCCGCCGGCCGCCGCTTCCCGACCGGACGACGACGCCGCTGCGGTTGCTGCGGCGGCGGCCGCCCAGGCCGACGATGAGGCGCGTCGCCCATTCACGGCCCTCAGCCAGGTCGACGCGGACCTCGCCCTGGCGCGCGTCCTCCAGGATCAG GAGCGGGCGTACATGATGCTGCGGATGaacggagggggcggcggcgaGGGCAGCGATTACGGGAGCTCGGAGGCCGGGAGCTACGAGTACGACGACGAGGATGCGGAGGACTACGAGGAGGACCTGGAGCACCACCTCCGCGTCCACCACCACGAGCACCCGGCCGGCGCCGAGGGTGATGGGGACGAGGATGTTGAGGGCGAGGGCCGGGGTGAGGGCGAGGGCGAGGACTCTGGCTCTGAGGAGAGCGAGTACGAGGAGGAGGGGTTCGATGAGGATGAGGAGGTGGAGCCAGAGCTAGACCCTGCAGAGTACGAGGACGATGAGGCTTACGCGCGAGCGCTGCAGGATGCCGAGGAGCGTGAGGTTGCCGCGCGCCTTTTGGCTCTCGCTGGGATCAGCGAGT GGCGAGCGGTGGAGCACGTAGAGGATCACGTGAACGATGCGCAG GATTCATGGCAGGAGGTTGATCCAGATGAGTACTCTTATGAG GAACTAGTTGCATTGGGCGAAGTAGTTGGTACAGAAAGCAGAGGTCTCTCTGCTGATACACTTGCTTCCTTACCTTCAGTAACTTACAAGACAAAGGATGTGCAAGATGGCAACACTGAGCA ATGTGTAATTTGCCGCGTGGAATTTGAGGATGGTGAATCTTTGGTCGCACTTCCCTGCAAGCATTCATACCATCCTGAGTGCATAAACCAGTGGCTTCAAATAAATAAG GTATGTCCTATGTGTAGCGCAGAAGTTTCTACCTCAGAAAGCAAGCAGGCGTGA